CTTAAGGCATACATGGGGATGAAAAATAAAAAAACAATGGGGTTAAATTAAAAAAGATAGGCCATGAGGTAAGCTCTCTAATCCCAGATGTTGAGCAATACTCTGACCAATGTCAGCGAAGCTATCTCGACGACCGATAGAACGACCTTTTAAGCTAGGCCCATAAACCAACACAGGAATATGTTCTCGAGTATGATCAGAGCCAGGGCGCGTTGGGTCGCAGCCATGATCCGCAGCAATCACAACTAAATCATCAGGTTGTAATAAAGCAGCTAATTCCGGCAAGCGTGCATCAAACTCTTCTAGTGCATGAGCATAACCAATTACATCGCGACGATGTCCATAAGAAGAGTCAAAATCAACGAAATTTGTAAAAACTAAACTGCCTTGAGGTGCTGTTTTCATCGCCTCTAAAGTTGCATCAAATAAAGCCATGTTGCCATCTGCCTTAATTGTTTGCGTTATGCCCTGATGTGCATAAATATCCGCGATTTTGCCTATGGCAATGACCTCTTGACCTGCATCTTTTAAATGATCAAGCAAGGTTTTTGCTGGGGGTAAAGTCGCGTAATCTTTGCGATTTCCAGTACGCTTAAATGAGGCTGGCTTTCCGATAAAAGGACGCGCAATAACACGGCCAATTTGATATTCATCTACTAATTCTCGGGCTATTTCGCAAATCTCATATAAGCGCTCTAAACCAAAGCTTTCCTCATGAGCTGCAATTTGGAATACACTGTCGGCAGAAGTATATACGATAGGTTTACCCGTACGCATATGCTCTTCACCAAGTTCATCAAGAATAGTGGTTCCAGAAGCGTGTTTCTCACCCAAAACGCCAGGAATGCCTGTACGTTTAATGAATGTATCAATTAATTTTTTAGGGAAACAAGACGGTTGGTCAGGAAAATAGCCCCACTCAAAAGTTACAGGGACACCCGCAATTTCCCAGTGTCCACTTGGGGTATCTTTCCCTAAGCTTTGTTCAACAGCATAGCCATAATAGCCAATTGGGTCTGCAAACGTCGACAACTCAACAAATCTTAATCCGGAACTGGCCAAAGCCGCATGATAAAGACCTAATTTAGCTAAATTAGGTAAGGTTAATGGGCCTTGGCGTAAACCCGCTTTATCGCCCCCACCCTGCTCGCATACTTCATGAATATGTACAAACGTATTTGCACCTTCATCACCATAACGTGCGGCATCAAGGCTCGCGCCAATACCAAAAGAATCCATGAGTAAAATACAAACTCGTCCAGCCATGCTTATTCCTCAATTTGTTGACAACGTGTTTCTTTTAAACCAAATAACATGAGAAATGCAATTAATAAACCAATTGGTAGAATAGTTGCTGCATGTTGATAGGCATCTAACAAATAAACTGGGGCGCCATTAACCAAGTGCATGCCACTATGATTAGTTAATAAATAGCTAAAAATATTTTGATAAACAATGTAACCACCTTGAGTCAAAATGGAAACCACACTCACCGCCGTTGCAGTCATTGCCGGTGAACTGCTTTCTGCTACTAAAGCGTAGCTAATCACTTGAGCTGAGGTAAATAACCCCAGTAAGAAAAACAAGCAAACCATGACACCAAAAGATACAGGTACGTAAAGAATAGCTAATAAAGTCAACAAAGATAGCAGAACCCCTACTTTCATAGGCAAAACACGCAATCCAACTCTATCAGAGATCCATCCGACTAAAGGAGAACCGATAATCGCCCCTAGAAAGAGCATTCCATTAATAATTGAAGCCTGTTCCGCGCTAATTTCCAGACGTTGTTGCAGATATAATGAGCCCATCATCGCCCCAAATACAGCAATAGCCATGTTCATTAGGCTTGCATAAAATGCAGCTCGGATATACTGAGAATTAAAATAAGCTTTCTTGGCTGCAGTCAGTACATCAAGTGCAGGAACCGCCTTTTTAACTGCCACTTGTGGTCTTTCTTTAACCCAGAAAAACATTACCACAAGCATAGCAAATCCTAAAATACCTACATTTTGTACCGCTTGACGCCACCCAACCAAACCGACTAATTTGGTTAAAGGATACTGAGCCAGCATACCGCCAGCCATTGCCATCGTCACAATAGCTCCAGTGACCAAAGCCATGCGCTTAGGAGGAAACCAATGGGAGGCCAAACGAACTGGGCCTAAAAAACAAAAGGCACTACCAATACCAGTGATAAAACGAGAAAATAATGCAATTGCAAAAGAATGGGAATGAGCTAGTAAAAAAGTACTGGCTACACATAAGAACATCGCAATAAGTAAAGTGTTTTTAATCGAAAATCTATCTAAAACCATCCCTGCAACAAAGAGAAAAAGCACATTGGAGACATAGTAAATACTGGATAACCAAGCCATTTTATCCGCTTGAATTTGGTAATCTTGCATGATGTTTTCAGCGATGGAAGCAAACATGTTCCCTTGGATAAACTCATAAAAAAAGAATAACGTAGCAGCAAAACATACCATCCAGGGTAAGAATGATGATTTTGCGTCATCATATCCTTGAAATTCATCCGCCATGTGCATTTTTACTCCTCAGAATTAGCGTTTGCAATACGTTTCACGAGTTAATAATACGGCTATTAGAGCCACCACCGCAGTTATAGGAAACATCC
Above is a genomic segment from Legionella lytica containing:
- a CDS encoding phosphopentomutase — translated: MAGRVCILLMDSFGIGASLDAARYGDEGANTFVHIHEVCEQGGGDKAGLRQGPLTLPNLAKLGLYHAALASSGLRFVELSTFADPIGYYGYAVEQSLGKDTPSGHWEIAGVPVTFEWGYFPDQPSCFPKKLIDTFIKRTGIPGVLGEKHASGTTILDELGEEHMRTGKPIVYTSADSVFQIAAHEESFGLERLYEICEIARELVDEYQIGRVIARPFIGKPASFKRTGNRKDYATLPPAKTLLDHLKDAGQEVIAIGKIADIYAHQGITQTIKADGNMALFDATLEAMKTAPQGSLVFTNFVDFDSSYGHRRDVIGYAHALEEFDARLPELAALLQPDDLVVIAADHGCDPTRPGSDHTREHIPVLVYGPSLKGRSIGRRDSFADIGQSIAQHLGLESLPHGLSFLI
- a CDS encoding MFS transporter codes for the protein MHMADEFQGYDDAKSSFLPWMVCFAATLFFFYEFIQGNMFASIAENIMQDYQIQADKMAWLSSIYYVSNVLFLFVAGMVLDRFSIKNTLLIAMFLCVASTFLLAHSHSFAIALFSRFITGIGSAFCFLGPVRLASHWFPPKRMALVTGAIVTMAMAGGMLAQYPLTKLVGLVGWRQAVQNVGILGFAMLVVMFFWVKERPQVAVKKAVPALDVLTAAKKAYFNSQYIRAAFYASLMNMAIAVFGAMMGSLYLQQRLEISAEQASIINGMLFLGAIIGSPLVGWISDRVGLRVLPMKVGVLLSLLTLLAILYVPVSFGVMVCLFFLLGLFTSAQVISYALVAESSSPAMTATAVSVVSILTQGGYIVYQNIFSYLLTNHSGMHLVNGAPVYLLDAYQHAATILPIGLLIAFLMLFGLKETRCQQIEE